In Cotesia glomerata isolate CgM1 linkage group LG1, MPM_Cglom_v2.3, whole genome shotgun sequence, one genomic interval encodes:
- the LOC123275184 gene encoding ATP-dependent DNA helicase PIF1-like: MVVRNVPAVVRVPYFIAASDPENFFYSLLIQYMPYRSETELLEGFNNSKEAFLNREDRLKEMSSHMRQFRERDQQLENAFNQIRAFEILEQPEIIDPEAEEEELPEIEMSNEQFQRAQQAMNIDQKQLFVAITESIKNQLNGDTRREKIFVTGGAGTGKTFLFNLLKNQVNRCYGKSVVKIGALTGVAARLVGGTTLHRLLKLPVQKDGVIVSMPLLTGNYLRGMRLLWQNVEFLFIDEISMVPYEMLCMIDSRLRQLKSRDACFGGINVLLFGDLMQLPPVRGHQVFQQPEHMKPATHLWRLFRLVELKQNMRQQGDTTFIDVLNALRVGELTSKHMEVFLSKVSTDATDEFSIERALRIYPTNDQVARHNEKVLQSFEDKGTTIYTINAQDQLIDATRNLGNTSLDSVIPNDINKTGGLPKVLKIFVGAKVMLRSNIDVSKGLVNGNMGFITEIIWPNFRRDQVYAEDIPSVRIDFGSDGVHVIKPISIQFPAKYSYGTAERRMLPLILSWASTVHKMQGCTVDHTVIYLGSRLFAAGQAYVALSRCRSLDGIRIEDLDCSKLTGKTLCNSEALDEMERLRNNS, translated from the coding sequence ATGGTTGTGAGGAATGTTCCCGCAGTTGTGAGGGTACCATACTTTATAGCGGCATCAGATCCAGAAAACTTTTTCTACAGTTTACTTATTCAATACATGCCTTACCGTTCGGAAACTGAACTACTGGAAGGTTTTAATAATTCCAAAGAGGCCTTCTTAAACCGAGAGGATCGTTTGAAGGAAATGAGTAGTCATATGCGCCAATTTCGAGAACGAGATCAACAGCTTGAAAACGCATTCAATCAAATACGTGCGTTTGAAATTTTAGAGCAGCCAGAGATTATCGACCCTGAAGCTGAGGAAGAAGAATTACCAGAGATAGAAATGAGCAATGAACAATTCCAGAGAGCACAGCAGGCTATGAATATTGATCAAAAACAATTGTTCGTCGCCATTACAGAGAGTATCAAAAATCAGCTTAACGGTGACACTAGGcgagagaaaatttttgtaactgGTGGAGCAGGCACCGgaaaaacttttctttttaatcTTTTGAAAAACCAAGTTAACCGATGTTATGGAAAATCGGTTGTAAAAATTGGTGCTCTCACTGGAGTTGCAGCACGGTTGGTCGGTGGAACTACACTACATCGTCTGCTAAAACTACCAGTACAAAAAGATGGAGTTATTGTAAGCATGCCGCTTCTAACTGGTAATTACTTGAGAGGGATGCGCCTATTATGGCAAAATGTTGAGTTCTTGTTCATAGATGAAATTTCTATGGTACCTTATGAGATGCTGTGCATGATCGACTCTCGTTTGCGTCAACTAAAAAGCCGGGACGCTTGTTTTGGAGGCATAAATGTTTTACTCTTTGGTGATCTAATGCAGTTACCACCTGTCCGAGGACATCAAGTATTCCAACAACCAGAGCACATGAAACCTGCTACACATTTATGGCGGCTATTCCGCCTGGTTGAACTCAAACAAAATATGCGCCAACAAGGAGACACAACGTTTATAGATGTGCTTAACGCCCTAAGAGTTGGAGAATTAACATCTAAGCATATGGaagtttttttaagtaaagtGTCAACAGATGCTACTGATGAATTTTCGATCGAGAGAGCTTTGAGAATATATCCAACAAATGACCAAGTTGCTAGACACAACGAAAAAGTTCTCCAGAGTTTTGAGGATAAAGGGACTACGATTTATACAATTAATGCACAAGACCAACTCATCGATGCTACACGAAATTTAGGTAATACAAGTTTAGACTCTGTTATACCTAATGATATCAATAAAACAGGAGGTCTTCCtaaagtattgaaaatatttgtaGGAGCTAAAGTGATGTTAAGGTCGAACATTGATGTGTCAAAGGGTTTAGTGAATGGCAACATGGGCTTCATTACCGAAATTATATGGCCTAATTTTCGCAGGGACCAAGTATACGCGGAAGACATCCCGTCAGTCCGTATTGATTTCGGTTCAGATGGTGTCCACGTAATTAAGCCAATATCAATACAATTTCCAGCAAAGTACAGCTATGGAACTGCTGAGAGACGAATGTTACCGCTAATCCTGAGTTGGGCATCGACCGTTCATAAGATGCAAGGCTGTACAGTTGATCATACAGTCATTTATCTGGGCTCTCGGCTGTTTGCTGCGGGACAAGCATACGTAGCACTCAGCCGATGCAGATCTTTGGACGGGATTCGAATTGAGGACCTTGATTGCTCCAAGTTGACGGGTAAAACCCTATGTAACAGCGAAGCATTAGATGAAATGGAACGACTaagaaataattcataa